One genomic window of Leptospira paudalimensis includes the following:
- a CDS encoding DUF1697 domain-containing protein — protein MKYIALFRGINVGGNRKVDMKRLRTLFESLGFIQVSTYINSGNILFESELDTKSVLMKIQKCFQNTFDFEIPTIVKTENEMKKIAKAIPEDWLNDPTQRTDVAYLFPEFDSKRLIDELPIKKEFLEIRYVKGAIFWNIKRENVNKSQLAKLISHKLYQSMTIRNVNTARFLAGERK, from the coding sequence ATGAAATACATCGCACTATTTAGAGGAATCAATGTAGGAGGGAATCGAAAAGTTGATATGAAACGATTAAGAACCCTCTTTGAATCCTTAGGCTTCATTCAGGTTTCGACATATATTAACTCTGGTAATATTCTTTTTGAATCAGAGTTAGATACCAAATCCGTTTTAATGAAAATTCAAAAGTGTTTTCAAAATACCTTTGATTTTGAAATCCCAACCATCGTTAAGACGGAAAATGAAATGAAGAAAATCGCAAAGGCTATTCCAGAAGATTGGTTAAATGATCCAACACAAAGAACGGATGTTGCGTATTTGTTTCCAGAATTTGATTCAAAAAGGTTGATCGATGAACTACCGATCAAGAAAGAATTTTTAGAGATCAGATATGTAAAAGGTGCCATTTTCTGGAATATCAAAAGAGAAAATGTAAATAAAAGCCAACTCGCCAAACTAATCAGTCACAAATTGTATCAATCAATGACAATCCGAAATGTAAACACTGCTAGGTTTCTTGCTGGAGAACGAAAGTAA
- a CDS encoding TetR/AcrR family transcriptional regulator gives MPRTGLTTTEIKDKAVEIAIDQMRAKGFEKVRLVDVAKEMGISHAALYSHFQDKTALFDAVSERWLTKLDEKQDLLVTEKRDPIQKILTWFLNLHRMKLEKVKLDPELYKAFDMAAEESKPFIQTHLANMQNQMAKLVTEAINQKKIKKRDVKLVTDILISAGTAFTHPKLVAQHCEVDRETLLVDTIEAVLKGLG, from the coding sequence ATGCCAAGAACCGGTTTAACAACCACAGAAATCAAAGACAAGGCAGTGGAAATTGCGATCGACCAAATGCGTGCCAAAGGATTTGAAAAAGTTCGATTGGTGGATGTAGCCAAAGAAATGGGGATTAGCCATGCGGCACTCTACTCCCATTTCCAAGACAAAACTGCACTTTTTGATGCTGTTTCGGAACGATGGCTAACAAAATTGGATGAGAAACAAGATTTGCTTGTAACAGAAAAAAGAGACCCCATCCAAAAGATTCTGACATGGTTTCTAAATTTACACCGAATGAAATTGGAAAAAGTAAAACTGGATCCTGAATTGTACAAAGCATTTGATATGGCAGCAGAAGAGTCAAAACCCTTCATTCAAACCCACTTGGCCAATATGCAAAACCAGATGGCAAAACTTGTCACAGAAGCCATAAACCAAAAAAAAATCAAAAAGAGAGATGTGAAGTTAGTCACTGACATCCTGATTTCTGCTGGGACAGCTTTTACCCACCCAAAACTTGTTGCTCAACATTGTGAGGTAGATCGTGAAACTTTATTAGTGGATACGATTGAGGCAGTTTTAAAAGGATTAGGTTAA
- a CDS encoding SDR family oxidoreductase, whose protein sequence is MQLNGNTILITGGTSGIGLALAKRFSDLGNQMIVCGTNETKLEEIKRSFPNWGTYCIDISRPEERERLFYETTKDFPELNVLFNNAGIQRYPKLNEQEPWSLLGKEIDVNLGAPIHLSMLFAKHLFAKKNAVILNTTSGLSHIPLAYTPVYSATKAALHSFTLTLRFQFRNQPIEVIEVSPPMVDTDLGIPNTHTAGLNLDDYADSVIEGLKKGELEITTGFSTVTANASREQKNEIFLSMNLARSTSN, encoded by the coding sequence ATGCAATTGAATGGAAATACAATCTTGATAACAGGCGGAACGAGTGGAATCGGCCTCGCGCTCGCAAAACGATTCTCAGACCTTGGAAATCAAATGATCGTTTGTGGTACAAACGAAACAAAATTGGAAGAGATCAAACGATCATTCCCAAATTGGGGAACATATTGTATCGATATTTCCCGTCCGGAAGAAAGAGAAAGATTGTTCTATGAAACTACGAAAGACTTTCCAGAACTGAATGTTTTATTTAATAATGCAGGGATCCAAAGGTATCCAAAATTAAATGAACAAGAGCCATGGAGTCTTCTTGGCAAAGAAATTGATGTAAATTTAGGTGCACCAATTCATCTTTCGATGTTGTTCGCTAAACACTTGTTTGCAAAGAAGAATGCGGTCATTTTAAATACTACTTCTGGTTTATCTCATATACCTTTGGCGTATACACCAGTGTATAGTGCCACAAAAGCGGCATTACATTCCTTCACATTGACGTTACGATTTCAATTTCGTAACCAACCCATTGAAGTCATTGAAGTTTCTCCACCGATGGTTGATACCGATTTGGGAATCCCTAACACACATACGGCGGGACTCAATTTGGATGATTACGCGGATAGTGTGATTGAGGGACTAAAAAAAGGGGAACTCGAAATCACAACTGGTTTTTCAACAGTGACAGCGAATGCAAGTCGTGAACAAAAGAATGAAATCTTTTTATCAATGAATTTGGCTCGGAGTACTTCGAACTAA
- a CDS encoding crossover junction endodeoxyribonuclease RuvC, which yields MKIIGIDPGSHRVGYAILSFPEGLRRNPTLLGYGTIEVAPKTPSPDNLLQIRRELQEILAEHKPEWAAVEELFFVQNTTTGMKVSESRGVILLTLGENQIPMVSLTATQIKKGISAKGNATKKEVRAAIQMILGFKDLKGHDDSWDAIACAFVGRSLVRSTPSQIH from the coding sequence TTGAAAATTATCGGAATTGATCCAGGGTCCCACCGAGTGGGCTATGCCATCTTGTCCTTTCCAGAGGGACTACGCCGGAACCCTACACTTTTGGGCTACGGGACAATTGAAGTGGCACCCAAAACTCCTTCTCCTGATAATTTACTCCAGATCAGAAGGGAACTCCAAGAGATTCTCGCCGAACACAAACCGGAATGGGCAGCTGTGGAAGAACTGTTTTTCGTACAAAACACAACTACAGGAATGAAAGTTTCTGAATCTCGTGGTGTGATTTTACTCACCTTAGGCGAAAATCAAATTCCCATGGTGTCATTAACAGCCACTCAAATCAAAAAAGGAATTTCTGCCAAAGGCAACGCCACCAAAAAAGAAGTTAGGGCGGCGATCCAAATGATTTTAGGTTTTAAAGACCTAAAAGGCCACGACGACTCTTGGGACGCCATCGCTTGTGCCTTTGTAGGTCGTTCTTTAGTTCGAAGTACTCCGAGCCAAATTCATTGA
- a CDS encoding acyl-CoA dehydrogenase family protein yields MTATAVKLEKSQAEKALNAQAALLNEVTKRLAQKNSDNGKVSISKMDKTQHVFYQLAWMTAQQRVAENFIVYAWDASKGTGELEQKMALTFVAETVSNIRSELAARPAEYELTYQELFSKLFSDEINAFVEAASKMENYEAIVDKIVDLGHFGAYGLSEDHENFRGIFKDFAENVVVPHAEHVHRHDDLIPQEIINGLRDMGCFGLCIPEQFGGIQPNDRPDNISMLVVTEELSRGSLGAAGSLITRPEIMSKALLKGGTEEQKNKWLPLLASGEKFAGIMVTEPNYGSDVAGVSVTAKEVEGGFVINGVKTWCTFAGYANLLLILCRTESDPSLKHRGLSILLAEKPSFEGHEFSYKQEGGGSIQGKAIGTIGYRGMHSYEVSFEDYFVPKENLLGGDAGRGKGFYFQMEGFAGGRIQTAARANGVMQAALEAALRYSQERKVFAKPIYDYTLTKFKIAKMAMITQATRQYTNYVATLLDDHKGQMEATLVKLYASKIAEWVTREAMQIHGGMGYAEEYPVSRYFVDARVFSIFEGAEEVMALRVVAKDLLDQALAS; encoded by the coding sequence ATGACCGCAACGGCAGTGAAACTCGAAAAATCCCAGGCGGAGAAGGCATTGAACGCCCAAGCCGCCCTCCTCAATGAAGTTACGAAACGACTCGCACAGAAAAATTCCGACAACGGTAAAGTTTCCATTAGCAAAATGGACAAAACGCAACATGTGTTTTACCAACTTGCTTGGATGACAGCACAACAACGTGTAGCTGAAAACTTCATCGTATATGCTTGGGACGCTTCCAAAGGAACTGGTGAATTGGAACAGAAAATGGCGCTCACATTTGTGGCGGAAACTGTTTCGAACATTCGTTCTGAACTCGCAGCGCGTCCTGCAGAATATGAATTAACGTATCAGGAATTATTCTCCAAATTGTTTTCCGATGAAATCAATGCGTTTGTTGAAGCCGCATCGAAAATGGAAAACTACGAAGCCATTGTGGATAAGATCGTTGATCTTGGACATTTTGGTGCTTATGGACTTTCGGAAGACCACGAAAACTTCCGTGGAATTTTCAAAGACTTTGCTGAGAACGTAGTTGTTCCTCACGCAGAACATGTTCATAGACATGATGATTTGATCCCACAAGAGATCATCAATGGCCTTCGTGACATGGGATGTTTTGGTCTTTGTATTCCAGAACAGTTTGGTGGAATCCAACCAAACGATCGCCCTGACAACATCTCCATGTTAGTGGTAACGGAAGAACTTTCCCGAGGATCACTCGGAGCAGCAGGTTCCCTCATCACTCGTCCAGAAATCATGTCCAAGGCTCTCCTCAAAGGGGGAACCGAAGAACAAAAAAACAAATGGTTACCACTTCTTGCATCTGGTGAAAAATTTGCAGGGATCATGGTAACAGAACCTAACTACGGTTCTGATGTTGCCGGAGTTTCTGTAACAGCAAAAGAAGTAGAAGGTGGATTTGTCATCAACGGTGTCAAAACTTGGTGTACATTTGCTGGGTATGCAAACTTACTTCTCATCCTTTGCCGCACAGAGTCTGATCCAAGCCTCAAACACAGAGGTCTTTCGATCCTTCTTGCTGAAAAACCATCCTTTGAAGGACATGAGTTCAGCTACAAACAAGAAGGTGGTGGTTCCATCCAAGGAAAAGCAATTGGAACAATTGGTTACCGTGGTATGCACTCTTACGAAGTATCTTTTGAAGACTACTTTGTTCCAAAGGAAAACCTACTTGGTGGAGATGCTGGTCGTGGAAAAGGTTTTTACTTCCAAATGGAAGGATTTGCTGGTGGAAGGATCCAAACTGCAGCACGTGCCAATGGTGTGATGCAAGCAGCTCTTGAAGCAGCACTTCGTTATTCCCAAGAACGTAAAGTATTCGCAAAACCAATTTACGATTATACTTTAACTAAGTTTAAAATTGCGAAGATGGCAATGATCACGCAAGCAACTCGCCAATACACAAACTATGTAGCAACGTTACTCGATGACCACAAAGGCCAAATGGAAGCAACACTTGTAAAATTGTATGCATCCAAAATAGCTGAGTGGGTGACTCGTGAAGCAATGCAAATTCATGGTGGTATGGGTTATGCGGAAGAATATCCAGTTTCACGTTATTTCGTGGATGCTCGTGTGTTCTCTATCTTTGAAGGTGCGGAAGAAGTAATGGCTCTTCGCGTTGTAGCGAAAGACCTTCTTGACCAAGCACTCGCTTCTTAA
- a CDS encoding START domain-containing protein has translation MIQKQTVFKFILGCFLFAQLIPLLAQTPEWSESKRKKGIQVLTRQVAGSNIEEFLGKTEVDASISQVIALLVDPQSCKNLYHQCKELTVLSGSEKKSSVYLRNGAPWPVNDRDVIMDRSFDQNDKTLTTTMKMKRLDSNAKSAPSGVTRMPAFEGYWKLTPLANGKLKIEYQAHFEPGGSVPQSVINLVLTDTPYETLLNLKSLVEQGKHKEAKYDWIKEPTVTNPSN, from the coding sequence ATGATCCAAAAACAAACAGTTTTCAAATTCATACTAGGATGTTTCCTATTCGCTCAATTGATTCCATTATTGGCACAGACACCAGAGTGGTCGGAATCAAAACGTAAAAAAGGTATCCAAGTTCTAACAAGGCAAGTCGCTGGCTCCAATATCGAAGAGTTTTTAGGTAAAACAGAAGTTGATGCTTCGATTTCTCAAGTGATTGCCTTACTTGTGGATCCACAATCTTGTAAAAACTTATACCACCAATGCAAAGAGCTGACAGTTCTTTCTGGATCCGAAAAAAAATCATCTGTATATCTAAGGAATGGAGCACCATGGCCTGTCAATGACCGAGATGTCATTATGGATCGTAGTTTTGATCAAAATGATAAAACGCTCACAACTACAATGAAGATGAAACGATTGGATTCAAATGCAAAATCTGCACCTTCTGGTGTGACACGAATGCCGGCGTTTGAAGGGTATTGGAAACTCACTCCCTTAGCCAATGGGAAACTCAAAATTGAGTACCAAGCACATTTTGAGCCAGGTGGATCTGTACCACAATCAGTCATCAACCTAGTACTGACTGACACTCCCTACGAAACTCTGTTAAACTTAAAATCATTGGTCGAACAGGGAAAACACAAAGAAGCAAAATATGATTGGATTAAGGAACCAACAGTAACAAACCCATCTAATTAG
- a CDS encoding serine hydrolase domain-containing protein, protein MNHKKLIGITFASLSLFLFQCQKPVSTDKDTQATLIAGIFGSCFSLDSCFDQYARTTDEGASFQVFDQNGSRIYARQSVIDYSTYKPIASGSKWVTAITAMRVIDCNTNSGTYAQCGTVTTGTCNNGAVGGAISLSRTTAQVLGWTGTYANVTLRQLLSFTSGLNAGGGNGSGQATCISTLPLGATSTQKDTCVGEIRDQSTGTPGALYQYNSNHMAVAQRMLEVSCNKTWDTIYTQLILTPLGWDASQAIWRGNSRGGTDTDGSLSGAYGLSISPEHYARMLNALLTNGTAKNSSGGNITNFLSTTSVTEILSDQYNGAKIGYSQFSAFGYRWQYGLGNWRFCTVTDVPAECDKDLISHSIGINGFYPWLDRNRNYMAILAVNNIGRKNGLSLLPASSTSLFFAETVRPIIHSQIGR, encoded by the coding sequence ATGAATCACAAAAAATTAATTGGAATCACCTTCGCAAGTTTATCATTGTTTTTGTTTCAATGCCAAAAGCCTGTATCAACTGACAAAGACACACAAGCAACATTAATCGCTGGAATTTTTGGATCTTGTTTTAGTTTGGATTCTTGTTTCGACCAATACGCAAGAACAACAGATGAAGGTGCAAGTTTCCAAGTATTTGATCAAAATGGATCTCGGATTTATGCAAGACAATCTGTGATCGATTATAGTACTTATAAACCGATTGCTTCCGGATCCAAGTGGGTCACCGCAATTACAGCAATGAGAGTTATAGATTGTAACACAAATAGTGGTACTTATGCACAATGCGGGACTGTAACAACTGGAACTTGTAATAATGGAGCTGTTGGAGGGGCAATTTCCTTATCTCGTACAACAGCACAAGTGTTGGGTTGGACAGGAACATATGCAAATGTCACCTTACGCCAATTACTTTCCTTTACTTCAGGATTGAATGCAGGAGGTGGGAATGGATCTGGTCAAGCTACTTGTATCTCTACTTTACCACTCGGTGCAACATCCACCCAAAAAGATACCTGTGTAGGCGAGATTCGAGACCAATCGACTGGAACGCCTGGAGCCTTATACCAATACAACTCCAACCATATGGCTGTCGCACAACGTATGTTAGAAGTTTCTTGCAACAAAACTTGGGACACAATTTACACTCAGTTAATCCTAACTCCTCTTGGATGGGATGCAAGCCAAGCAATTTGGCGAGGGAATTCAAGAGGTGGTACCGATACAGATGGAAGTTTGTCCGGGGCATATGGATTATCCATTTCTCCAGAACATTATGCGCGAATGTTGAATGCACTTTTGACCAATGGTACTGCTAAAAATTCCTCAGGTGGAAATATTACAAATTTTCTATCAACAACATCCGTTACAGAAATTTTGTCTGACCAATACAATGGCGCAAAGATTGGATATTCACAATTTTCTGCATTTGGATACCGATGGCAATATGGTTTGGGAAATTGGAGATTTTGTACGGTTACGGATGTACCCGCAGAATGTGACAAGGACTTGATTTCCCATAGTATCGGGATTAATGGTTTTTACCCTTGGTTGGATCGAAATCGAAATTACATGGCGATCTTAGCAGTAAATAATATCGGTAGAAAAAATGGATTGAGTTTGTTACCAGCTTCTTCAACCTCATTATTCTTTGCTGAAACAGTTAGACCAATCATTCATTCACAAATAGGCAGGTAA
- a CDS encoding TIGR04452 family lipoprotein encodes MKQIILSILFFVFLTNCMLTEGIGIPTYGAVKGSEAKKRISDAIFEAESTASSFWLAQSGMKGGQGPISPLLIVNGFLAKILYSYISKIEDKESFMESSVLQCESDIRTKGALVLGSIYDGLTTAGGVIRDAYLLPEFASCDLEKTGKIITIEPIRF; translated from the coding sequence ATGAAACAAATCATTCTTTCCATTCTTTTCTTTGTCTTTTTGACAAATTGTATGTTAACAGAAGGGATTGGTATCCCCACTTATGGAGCCGTAAAAGGATCAGAAGCCAAAAAAAGAATATCTGATGCGATTTTTGAAGCAGAATCAACTGCTTCCTCATTTTGGTTAGCCCAATCAGGGATGAAAGGCGGACAAGGACCAATTTCACCACTCCTCATCGTAAACGGTTTCTTAGCAAAAATTTTGTACTCATACATCTCCAAAATTGAGGATAAAGAATCCTTTATGGAATCGTCGGTTCTACAGTGTGAATCAGACATTCGAACCAAAGGCGCATTAGTTTTGGGAAGTATATATGATGGCCTAACAACTGCTGGGGGAGTGATAAGAGATGCTTACTTACTTCCTGAGTTTGCATCCTGTGATTTGGAAAAAACAGGAAAAATAATCACAATCGAGCCAATTCGATTTTAA
- a CDS encoding class I SAM-dependent methyltransferase translates to MKRWEQTNLQTMVRIPEPELMVEPIQVDSYANAGFETAHSMIIKHFQNRLPLKFSPRSVLDLGCGSGDMSSRLFPLFPNADFTYLDGSKLMLNYCQKRLFTLIGEKRNNKMFFKNELIQDFVPESSFELVFSNSLLHHIHNPFEFWSAIQRSIDDDSFIFVCDLLRPNSRSEAYQLVERYAKNEPEVLKTDFLNSLFAAFRIEEVTDMLVSIRMSHKLNVEMISDRHWICYSKPR, encoded by the coding sequence ATGAAAAGATGGGAACAAACTAACCTTCAGACTATGGTTCGCATTCCGGAACCTGAACTCATGGTCGAACCAATTCAGGTAGATTCGTATGCGAATGCTGGATTTGAAACAGCGCATTCGATGATCATTAAACATTTTCAAAACAGACTTCCTCTTAAATTTTCCCCACGTTCGGTGTTAGATTTAGGATGTGGGTCTGGAGATATGTCATCTCGTCTGTTCCCATTATTTCCAAATGCCGACTTCACTTACTTAGATGGTTCCAAATTAATGTTAAATTATTGTCAGAAGCGTCTTTTTACGTTAATCGGTGAAAAAAGAAACAATAAAATGTTTTTTAAAAACGAACTTATTCAAGACTTTGTTCCCGAATCCAGTTTTGAACTAGTGTTCTCAAACTCACTTCTCCATCACATTCACAATCCTTTTGAGTTTTGGTCTGCGATCCAGAGGTCGATTGATGACGATAGTTTTATCTTTGTTTGCGATTTGTTACGTCCCAACTCAAGATCAGAAGCATACCAACTAGTAGAACGTTATGCGAAAAATGAACCTGAAGTTTTAAAAACAGATTTTTTAAATAGTTTGTTTGCTGCTTTTCGAATTGAAGAAGTAACCGATATGTTAGTTTCCATACGAATGAGCCATAAGTTAAATGTAGAAATGATTTCAGATAGACATTGGATTTGTTATTCAAAACCAAGATGA
- a CDS encoding TIM44-like domain-containing protein, translated as MRKLITILYLSVFWIPSFDARPGMGNSYRSSSSSSSSRSSYSSYKPSYNSSSSSSKSNHSSTSYPSSSGPEPTSYFESSNHKISIHFHADGSADVNESFRIKKDQSKIGIKRPSFLIKKDAEITNLEVFPQTVYPSHNAGMITIFWSNNEQNPEMDISIHYQIEDATITMGKLSLVNWKFTKTNLSSQPIQFDLKWDPNSFSKNFKIQNEVFNESLSEYERFEVPVRVEEFHINSDSWKNVELNTFHVIDIPQLSERKIDPQKEIQTNSHKISYTLDETVTLNENGSHHYQSRILIPKDNPIQNSLQLQLGLHRFREYGETFWNHFWTPAYQITYGFKGVSTYFWHLFSVSIADGITTANNLEQYDFSFSTLGESSNRQNKGLDHWIRITNLENRENVELESFHIRLLSESNIDQNSCKIEMIVSDCEYCSDVFDQTSLIVPIEPKWEADGFSFDWNNPIPTNYKVYLRLQETNKQITYNPILIFYAVLNAFLYSPGSGNHMGHLVIIGIFFLGFTILGFFYCNQWKYKAEKKQKEKFNLLQIQKIDPNFDLDLFEKKVILITEKTVFAWDKGDMESVRNFLSASVFQRFSIQLQLMNTIDGEINRMKGFSVVSVKIIGMSMESDYLTLHLRIKCKTKDKTFPKQTSELEIQNQLNKEKVSVYEEIHSYTRKITTQTKPNIDLIHNLCPNCGATATFSHSTNKCEYCGGIYNSGEADWVLTEMTQLVEWEETKSKQGLDLQDGIAKQLLEDRASAVFWKYLHYQSLPNSEILKRDSVEESNNRLSGPGNAPIHSPVIGSCHLVHLDLKSKPQKMTCEIRWSGARKKGFIPEHRRSKIHLVLLNERTKTLGFSEESCNHCGAPLPEIDSSICSHCKGTIPGKVNDWLFESTELISL; from the coding sequence TTGCGTAAGCTGATTACGATACTTTACCTCTCTGTTTTTTGGATTCCATCCTTTGATGCAAGGCCAGGGATGGGAAATTCCTATCGATCCTCAAGTTCGAGTAGTAGTAGTCGATCTTCCTATTCGAGTTATAAACCTTCTTATAACTCCAGTTCTTCCTCATCAAAATCTAACCATTCAAGTACTTCCTATCCTAGTTCCAGTGGGCCAGAACCAACCTCTTATTTTGAATCTTCGAACCACAAAATTTCAATTCACTTCCATGCAGATGGTAGTGCGGATGTAAATGAATCCTTTCGAATCAAAAAAGACCAATCCAAAATTGGGATCAAAAGACCTTCATTTTTAATCAAAAAAGATGCTGAAATAACAAATTTAGAAGTTTTTCCACAAACAGTTTATCCTTCGCATAACGCTGGGATGATTACTATTTTTTGGTCAAACAACGAACAAAATCCAGAAATGGATATTTCCATCCATTACCAAATCGAAGACGCAACCATCACGATGGGAAAATTGTCCCTAGTGAACTGGAAATTCACAAAAACAAATCTCTCTTCTCAACCGATTCAGTTTGATTTAAAATGGGATCCCAATTCCTTTTCTAAAAATTTTAAAATACAAAATGAAGTTTTTAATGAATCACTTTCAGAATACGAACGTTTTGAAGTACCTGTTAGGGTAGAAGAGTTTCATATCAATAGTGACTCATGGAAAAATGTAGAACTAAATACATTTCACGTGATCGACATACCTCAATTGTCTGAAAGAAAGATAGACCCTCAAAAGGAAATCCAAACAAATTCGCATAAGATAAGTTATACATTAGATGAAACAGTAACTTTGAATGAAAACGGATCCCACCATTACCAATCTAGAATTTTAATACCAAAGGACAATCCAATTCAAAATTCCTTACAATTACAGTTGGGATTACATCGATTTCGCGAATATGGCGAAACATTTTGGAATCATTTTTGGACACCTGCCTATCAAATAACCTACGGATTTAAGGGAGTTTCCACTTACTTTTGGCATCTATTTTCCGTAAGTATTGCAGATGGGATTACTACAGCAAACAACCTAGAACAATATGATTTTTCATTTTCTACATTGGGAGAATCTTCCAACCGTCAAAACAAAGGTTTGGATCATTGGATACGAATCACAAATTTAGAAAATCGAGAAAATGTAGAATTAGAGTCTTTTCATATACGGTTGTTAAGCGAATCTAACATCGATCAAAACTCATGTAAAATTGAAATGATCGTATCTGATTGTGAATATTGCTCAGACGTTTTTGACCAAACTTCTTTGATTGTTCCTATCGAACCAAAATGGGAAGCAGATGGATTTTCATTTGATTGGAACAATCCGATTCCAACTAATTACAAAGTTTACTTAAGACTCCAAGAGACAAATAAACAAATCACTTATAATCCAATTCTCATTTTCTATGCAGTATTGAATGCGTTTCTATACTCACCAGGCTCTGGGAATCATATGGGACATTTGGTTATTATAGGAATCTTCTTTTTAGGATTTACCATCCTAGGATTTTTTTATTGCAATCAATGGAAATACAAAGCAGAGAAAAAACAAAAAGAGAAGTTTAACCTTTTACAAATCCAAAAAATTGATCCCAATTTTGACTTGGATCTCTTTGAAAAAAAGGTGATTTTGATTACTGAAAAAACTGTTTTTGCCTGGGACAAAGGAGATATGGAATCTGTAAGGAATTTTCTCTCTGCTTCTGTATTCCAAAGATTTTCCATCCAATTACAATTGATGAATACGATTGATGGTGAAATCAATCGAATGAAAGGATTCAGCGTTGTTTCTGTAAAAATCATCGGAATGTCGATGGAGTCTGATTATTTAACATTACATTTAAGAATAAAATGCAAAACCAAAGATAAAACCTTTCCAAAACAAACTTCCGAGTTAGAAATTCAAAACCAATTGAACAAAGAAAAAGTAAGTGTTTATGAAGAGATACATTCCTATACAAGAAAGATAACAACACAAACAAAACCAAATATTGATTTAATCCATAATTTGTGTCCTAATTGCGGAGCGACTGCTACGTTTTCACATTCTACAAATAAGTGTGAATATTGTGGAGGTATCTACAATTCTGGCGAAGCGGATTGGGTGTTAACTGAAATGACTCAATTGGTGGAATGGGAAGAAACAAAATCAAAACAAGGATTGGATTTACAGGATGGTATCGCAAAACAGTTATTAGAAGATAGAGCCAGTGCAGTTTTTTGGAAATACTTACACTACCAATCATTACCAAATAGCGAGATTTTAAAAAGAGATTCAGTTGAAGAATCAAACAATCGATTGTCAGGTCCAGGAAACGCACCAATTCACTCTCCCGTGATTGGATCTTGCCATTTGGTTCATTTGGATTTAAAGTCCAAACCTCAAAAAATGACATGTGAAATCCGTTGGAGTGGCGCAAGGAAAAAAGGATTCATACCAGAACACCGACGTTCAAAGATCCATTTAGTTTTACTTAATGAAAGGACAAAAACACTGGGATTTTCTGAGGAATCTTGCAATCACTGTGGTGCACCTTTGCCAGAAATTGATTCTAGTATATGTTCCCATTGTAAAGGAACCATTCCCGGAAAAGTAAATGATTGGTTATTTGAGTCAACTGAACTGATTTCCCTTTAA
- a CDS encoding tellurite resistance TerB family protein — protein sequence MAKKIVQNLKQVKGNKKSHPESIHKTLDIESDLHIEYAKVLLSLWSYACNADGQFKKKEGEIVGELVNVLFEPDCLLSGFQSQKKQVLEILSKTFDNPLPMKTISKVVADSDEYALNFFEDAVCIVASDGSLNQAEIQFLEDLAKEFKISSMDKVRVEKKYLA from the coding sequence ATGGCTAAGAAAATCGTTCAAAATTTGAAACAAGTCAAGGGCAATAAAAAGAGTCACCCTGAATCCATTCACAAAACCCTCGATATCGAAAGTGACCTACATATCGAATATGCAAAAGTACTTTTAAGTTTGTGGTCCTACGCCTGTAATGCGGATGGCCAGTTCAAAAAGAAGGAAGGCGAAATCGTTGGTGAACTTGTGAATGTATTGTTTGAACCTGATTGTCTACTCAGTGGATTCCAATCACAGAAAAAACAAGTTTTAGAGATTCTTTCCAAAACATTTGATAACCCCCTACCAATGAAAACCATTTCAAAGGTAGTAGCAGATAGTGATGAATACGCTCTTAATTTTTTCGAAGATGCAGTATGTATTGTGGCATCTGATGGTTCACTGAACCAAGCAGAAATCCAATTCTTAGAAGACTTAGCAAAAGAATTTAAAATTAGTTCTATGGATAAAGTAAGAGTCGAAAAAAAATACCTTGCGTAA